One segment of Perognathus longimembris pacificus isolate PPM17 chromosome 26, ASM2315922v1, whole genome shotgun sequence DNA contains the following:
- the LOC125342378 gene encoding dihydrolipoyllysine-residue acetyltransferase component of pyruvate dehydrogenase complex, mitochondrial-like has protein sequence MGRSGLCVAGAPGLGSLLAIGLLLLQLLGSPGCHCYSLPPHQKVPLPSLSLTMQAGTIGRWGKKEGEKISEGDLFAEVVTGKATVGSKSLEECYMAKILVAEGTRDVPVGAIICITVGKPEDIVAFKNYTLVSSAAPMPQAAPTSSPAAASTPAPSAQAPGSSYTTHMQVLLPALSRTMTMGTVQKWEKKVGEKLSEGDLLAEIETDKATIGFEVQEEGYLAKILISEGTRDIPLGTPLRIIVEKEADIAALGDYRATEVTDLKPQVPPPVSLLVSSVPTTPQPLAPTPSASPVGIAAPSGPKGRIFVTPLAKKLAAEKGIDLSQVKRMGPEGKIINKDIDSFVELIHCFSYLEGCKINPQKSVAFLYAIKVTAERENH, from the coding sequence ATGGGGAGGTCCGGGCTCTGTGTCGCTGGGGCCCCAGGTTTGGGCTCGCTCCTGGCAATTGGCCTACTGTTGCTGCAGCTTTTGGGGTCTCCAGGCTGCCACTGCTATAGTCTGCCCCCACATCAGAAGGTTCCATTGCCTTCCCTTTCTCTGACTATGCAGGCAGGCACCATAGGCcgttggggaaaaaaagaaggggagaaaatCAGTGAGGGAGACCTCTTTGCAGAGGTTGTAACAGGTAAAGCCACTGTTGGGTCTAAGAGCCTGGAAGAGTGCTATATGGCAAAGATACTTGTTGCTGAAGGTACCAGGGATGTTCCTGTTGGAGCCATCATCTGTATCACCGTTGGAAAGCCAGAGGACATTGTGGCCTTTAAAAACTATACCTTGGTTTCCTCAGCAGCACCTATGCCACAGGCAGCCCCAACTTCATCTCCAGCGGCTGCCTCAACCCCTGCACCTTCTGCTCAGGCTCCCGGCAGTTCATATACAACTCATATGCAGGTGCTTCTTCCAGCCCTCTCTCGCACCATGACCATGGGCACAGttcaaaaatgggagaaaaaagtgGGTGAGAAGCTAAGTGAAGGAGACTTACTGGCAGAGATAGAGACGGACAAGGCCACTATAGGTTTTGAAGTACAAGAAGAAGGTTATCTGGCAAAAATCCTGATTTCTGAAGGCACAAGAGATATTCCTCTAGGAACCCCACTTAGGATCATTGTAGAAAAAGAGGCAGATATAGCAGCACTTGGCGACTATAGAGCAACCGAAGTAACTGACTTAAAACCACAAGTACCACCACCTGTCTCACTCCTGGTCTCCAGTGTTCCTACAACTCCTCAGCCATTAGCCCCTACACCCTCAGCCTCTCCTGTTGGGATAGCTGCTCCTTCTGGACCAAAGGGAAGGATATTTGTTACCCCTCTTGCAAAGAAGTTGGCAGCAGAAAAAGGGATTGACCTTTCACAAGTAAAAAGGATGGGACCAGAGGGCAAAATCATCAATAAGGACATCGACTCTTTTGTGGAACTAATCCACTGCTTCAGCTATTTGGAAGGgtgtaaaattaacccacaaaaatcagtggcctttctgtatgctatcaAAGTAACAGCAGAAAGAGAAAATCATTAA